The Fluviicola sp. genome contains a region encoding:
- a CDS encoding VOC family protein, whose protein sequence is MFTSIHPKLPMRDKQITRDFYVNSLGFHVFGNGDFPDYLMVEKEGIQIHFFLFKDLDPKENYGQVYIRTNDIDAAYTHFSECGAPIHPNGHLSDKPWGQREFSILDPDHNLLTFGQEIV, encoded by the coding sequence ATGTTCACATCCATACATCCCAAACTTCCCATGCGGGACAAACAGATTACCCGCGATTTCTACGTGAATAGCCTCGGCTTTCATGTCTTCGGGAATGGCGATTTTCCGGATTACCTGATGGTCGAAAAAGAAGGTATTCAGATCCACTTTTTCCTGTTTAAAGACCTGGATCCGAAGGAAAACTACGGGCAGGTATATATTCGAACTAATGATATCGATGCGGCTTACACCCATTTTTCAGAGTGCGGCGCCCCTATTCACCCCAACGGGCATTTGTCCGACAAACCCTGGGGACAACGCGAATTCTCCATCCTCGATCCGGATCATAATTTGCTGACTTTCGGACAGGAAATTGTGTAA
- the metG gene encoding methionine--tRNA ligase: MNKSKFTVTAALPYANGPLHLGHVAGVYLPADIFVRFLRTNGHDVAFICGSDEHGAAITLRAKKEGITPREIVDKYNKIIGDSFKQFNISFDIFHRTSEQIHIETAQDFFKVLEKNGKFIEETTEQYYDEEYQQFLADRYITGECPNCGNPNAYGDQCEKCGSDLSPTDLKNPVSTLSGKSPVLRTTSHWFLPMDRHEEWLRPWIKEGILDGKKQHDPKTWRNQVIGQCMSWIDGGLHPRAMTRDLDWGVPVPLPGADGKVLYVWLDAPIGYISATKQWALDNGKDWKDYWCNEERKLVHFIGKDNIVFHAIIFPILLKDHGGFILPDNVPAYEFLNLEGDKFSTSRNWAVWLHEYLERYPDKIDELKYTLTCIAPETKDAEFTWKEYQARVNNELADILGNFINRALVLTQKYYEGKVPVCGELTAEDQQVLTDMKAIPQRIADLVYQYKLRDAQAEAMMLARIGNKYLADNEPWKLVKTDPKRVETIMNIALQITANLGLVLDPFLPETAAKIRGFVGTQPQSWDKAGEILLNAGDQTNAPTILFQKIDDEFVAKEVEYLHASQPAAATNFPPQKEETSFDDFTKMDIRLGTITEAIRVPKADKLLQLTVNTGIDTRTIVSGIAEHYTPEEVVGKTVAVLMNLAPRKIRGVESQGMILMAENEEGKLSFMIPEKGFEAGGEIR, translated from the coding sequence ATGAACAAATCCAAATTTACTGTAACAGCTGCGCTCCCATATGCGAACGGACCCCTTCATTTAGGACACGTTGCCGGTGTTTACCTGCCTGCTGATATTTTTGTGCGTTTCCTGCGCACCAACGGACACGATGTGGCATTTATCTGCGGATCGGATGAGCACGGTGCTGCAATCACTTTGCGTGCCAAGAAGGAAGGAATTACGCCTCGTGAGATCGTAGACAAGTACAACAAAATTATCGGTGATTCATTCAAACAGTTTAATATTTCATTCGATATTTTCCACCGTACTTCCGAGCAGATCCACATCGAAACGGCTCAGGATTTCTTCAAGGTGCTGGAGAAAAACGGGAAATTCATTGAGGAAACAACCGAACAATATTACGACGAAGAATACCAGCAATTTTTAGCTGACAGATACATTACCGGGGAATGTCCGAATTGCGGGAACCCGAATGCTTACGGAGACCAATGTGAGAAATGCGGTTCGGATTTGAGCCCTACGGATTTGAAAAACCCGGTTTCTACCCTGAGCGGGAAATCGCCGGTATTGCGAACAACTTCCCATTGGTTCCTGCCGATGGACCGTCATGAAGAATGGCTGCGTCCGTGGATCAAAGAAGGAATCCTGGATGGTAAGAAACAACACGACCCGAAAACGTGGAGAAACCAGGTAATCGGCCAGTGCATGTCCTGGATCGACGGTGGTTTGCACCCGCGTGCCATGACCCGCGATTTGGATTGGGGAGTTCCTGTTCCGCTTCCGGGTGCCGACGGAAAAGTATTGTATGTGTGGCTGGACGCGCCTATAGGGTATATTTCCGCTACCAAGCAATGGGCTTTGGACAATGGAAAAGACTGGAAAGATTACTGGTGCAACGAAGAGCGCAAACTGGTACATTTCATCGGGAAGGACAACATTGTGTTCCATGCCATCATTTTCCCGATCCTGTTAAAGGATCACGGCGGGTTCATTTTACCGGACAACGTACCGGCTTACGAGTTTCTGAACCTGGAAGGAGATAAATTCTCTACTTCCCGCAACTGGGCTGTTTGGCTGCACGAGTATCTGGAAAGATACCCGGATAAGATCGATGAGTTGAAATATACGCTGACCTGCATTGCCCCGGAAACGAAGGATGCCGAATTTACCTGGAAAGAATACCAGGCACGTGTAAACAATGAATTGGCCGATATTCTCGGGAATTTCATCAATCGCGCATTGGTACTGACGCAAAAATACTACGAAGGAAAAGTTCCTGTGTGCGGTGAACTGACAGCCGAAGACCAGCAGGTTTTGACTGATATGAAAGCAATTCCGCAGCGTATTGCAGACTTGGTTTACCAGTACAAACTGCGTGATGCACAGGCGGAAGCAATGATGCTGGCGCGTATCGGGAATAAGTACCTGGCAGATAACGAACCGTGGAAATTGGTGAAAACCGATCCGAAGCGTGTGGAAACGATTATGAATATTGCTTTGCAGATCACAGCCAACTTAGGCTTGGTGCTGGACCCGTTCTTACCGGAAACAGCTGCAAAGATCCGTGGGTTTGTCGGAACGCAGCCACAATCGTGGGATAAAGCAGGAGAAATTTTATTAAACGCAGGAGATCAGACAAATGCGCCGACTATTTTGTTCCAAAAGATCGACGACGAATTCGTAGCGAAGGAAGTGGAATATTTGCATGCTTCCCAGCCCGCTGCCGCTACAAATTTCCCTCCGCAGAAGGAAGAAACCTCTTTCGATGATTTTACCAAAATGGACATCCGTTTGGGAACGATCACGGAAGCGATCCGTGTTCCGAAGGCAGACAAATTATTGCAGTTGACAGTAAACACGGGAATCGATACACGTACCATTGTATCCGGAATAGCAGAACATTATACGCCGGAAGAAGTAGTAGGTAAAACAGTTGCTGTGCTGATGAACCTGGCACCAAGAAAGATCCGCGGAGTAGAATCGCAGGGAATGATCTTAATGGCAGAAAATGAAGAAGGAAAACTGAGTTTCATGATCCCGGAAAAGGGATTTGAGGCCGGCGGAGAAATCCGTTAA
- a CDS encoding VOC family protein gives MNLNQITVPSLDIPKSIAFYQALGLKLIVKSEHYARFECPDGTSTFSIHATDRLPTGHGVSVYFECEGLDEKVEELVQKGIVFDELPNDKSWLWREAYLKDPDGNQLILFFAGENRLNPPWRIQ, from the coding sequence ATGAACTTAAACCAAATTACCGTTCCTTCATTGGACATTCCAAAGTCGATTGCTTTCTACCAGGCATTGGGATTGAAACTGATCGTCAAATCGGAGCATTACGCGCGTTTCGAATGCCCGGATGGAACATCCACTTTTTCGATACATGCAACAGACCGGCTTCCAACCGGACACGGTGTTTCCGTGTATTTTGAATGTGAAGGCCTGGATGAAAAGGTGGAAGAACTGGTTCAGAAAGGGATTGTATTTGACGAGCTTCCGAACGATAAATCCTGGCTCTGGCGCGAGGCATACCTGAAAGATCCCGACGGGAACCAGTTGATTTTGTTCTTTGCAGGTGAAAACAGATTAAATCCACCGTGGAGAATCCAATGA